From a region of the Triticum aestivum cultivar Chinese Spring chromosome 7D, IWGSC CS RefSeq v2.1, whole genome shotgun sequence genome:
- the LOC123163759 gene encoding probable indole-3-pyruvate monooxygenase YUCCA11 has translation MEKVQVFIVGAGPSGLATAACLSKLSIPYIIAEREDCIMSLWQKYTYDRLKLHIAKEFCELPHMAYPTDSPTYLPKDQFLRYMEDYVKHFNISPKFNTSVESCMYDEVRKCWVVTTHNKVDGPTMYASNFLVVATGENSMGYVPEIVGLQSFPSETIHSSSYKSGNDYVGKSVLVVGCGNSGFEIAHDLAVHGANTSIIIRSPLHVMTKELIHLGMVLSTWHLPLKLVDLILMIVAYILLGDLSKYGIVRPNIGPLTLKAKTGRSAVIDTGTTKLIKKGDIKVFGPISCIRGNLIEFADGNERYYDAIVFATGYKSTANIWLKNDMGMLNSDGIPKKDFPNHWKGANGLYNVGFARRGLAGIAHDANIVASDIHTNIEMTYFN, from the exons ATGGAGAAGGTACAAGTTTTCATCGTCGGAGCGGGTCCTTCTGGGCTTGCCACAGCAGCATGCCTAAGCAAACTCTCTATACCATATATCATCGCTGAGCGTGAAGATTGTATTATGTCATTATGGCAGAAATACACATATGATCGCCTCAAGCTCCACATCGCCAAAGAGTTTTGTGAGCTACCCCACATGGCATACCCAACTGATTCGCCGACGTACCTTCCCAAAGACCAGTTTTTAAGGTATATGGAGGATTATGTCAAGCACTTCAATATATCCCCGAAGTTTAACACTTCAGTTGAGTCATGCATGTACGATGAGGTGAGGAAATGTTGGGTTGTCACGACACATAACAAGGTGGATGGCCCAACTATGTATGCATCCAACTTCTTGGTTGTAGCAACAGGTGAAAATAGTATGGGATATGTTCCAGAGATCGTTGGCCTACAAAGCTTTCCTAGTGAAACAATCCACTCATCAAGTTACAAGTCCGGAAATGATTATGTTGGGAAAAGCGTGCTTGTTGTTGGATGTGGGAACTCTGGCTTTGAGATTGCCCATGATCTTGCAGTGCATGGAGCTAACACTTCCATCATTATCCGTAGTCCG TTGCATGTTATGACAAAGGAGTTGATCCACCTGGGCATGGTGCTCTCAACGTGGCACCTTCCACTGAAGCTTGTAGATCTTATTCTTATGATCGTCGCATATATCTTATTAGGTGATTTATCAAAGTATGGAATTGTGAGGCCTAATATTGGTCCACTCACCCTAAAAGCAAAAACTGGTCGGTCTGCTGTCATAGACACTGGCACCACTAAGCTAATAAAAAAAGGTGATATCAAG GTATTCGGTCCAATATCATGCATTCGAGGAAATCTCATAGAGTTTGCAGATGGGAATGAGAGGTACTATGACGCTATTGTGTTTGCCACAGGTTACAAAAGCACCGCCAATATATGGCTCAAG AACGACATGGGTATGCTAAATAGTGATGGCATACCCAAAAAAGACTTCCCCAACCACTGGAAAGGTGCAAATGGACTCTACAATGTCGGATTTGCAAGGAGGGGATTGGCTGGTATTGCACATGATGCCAATATTGTTGCAAGTGACATCCATACCAACatagaaatgacatattttaatTAG